A genomic stretch from Longimicrobium sp. includes:
- the coxB gene encoding cytochrome c oxidase subunit II, giving the protein MKSVSIPAARTTPPGRAARGKRPLLAAALLALLAACGEDHITRYPQTTFAPETEMAREQMFLFNLTMWMGIVVGVLTFAGMGYIMWKFRYRPGMPDPEQIHGNTKLEVAWTLLPALIVAVIAVFTVRAIFITQPEPPANALNVRVIGKQWWWEFQYPVGNDTIITANEIHVPINQPVQLLLESDNVLHSFWVPQMAGKRDLITNRVNRLIFTPTVPGVYMGQCAEFCGDSHALMKMRLIAHTPEGFRQWLENEARPALEPTDSTSAVALGKKLVTQGACAGCHVIEGTPMVGRLGPNLTHFGRRRTLAAGIVDNNAENLAKWVGNAPAMKPGSLMPAQGKAAGGNLTEEQIQYIVAYLQSLQ; this is encoded by the coding sequence ATGAAGTCAGTCTCCATTCCCGCCGCCCGCACGACCCCCCCGGGGCGGGCCGCGCGCGGGAAGCGGCCGCTGCTGGCCGCCGCGCTCCTGGCCCTGCTGGCGGCCTGCGGCGAAGACCACATCACGCGATACCCGCAGACCACGTTCGCGCCCGAAACCGAGATGGCCAGGGAGCAGATGTTTCTGTTCAACCTGACCATGTGGATGGGCATCGTCGTGGGCGTGCTGACGTTCGCGGGGATGGGCTACATCATGTGGAAGTTCCGGTATCGCCCCGGCATGCCCGACCCCGAGCAGATCCACGGCAACACCAAGCTCGAGGTGGCCTGGACGCTGCTCCCGGCGCTGATCGTGGCGGTGATCGCCGTGTTCACCGTGCGCGCCATCTTCATCACCCAGCCCGAGCCCCCCGCCAACGCGCTGAACGTGCGGGTGATCGGCAAGCAGTGGTGGTGGGAGTTCCAGTACCCGGTGGGCAACGACACCATCATCACCGCCAACGAGATCCACGTTCCCATCAACCAGCCGGTGCAGCTGCTGCTGGAGTCGGACAACGTGCTGCACTCGTTCTGGGTGCCGCAGATGGCGGGCAAGCGCGACCTGATCACCAACCGCGTCAACCGGCTGATCTTTACGCCCACGGTGCCCGGCGTGTACATGGGCCAGTGCGCCGAGTTCTGCGGCGACAGCCACGCGCTGATGAAGATGCGGCTGATCGCGCACACCCCCGAGGGCTTCCGGCAGTGGCTGGAGAACGAGGCCCGGCCGGCGCTGGAGCCCACCGACAGCACCTCGGCCGTGGCGCTGGGCAAGAAGCTGGTCACGCAGGGCGCCTGCGCCGGCTGCCACGTGATCGAGGGCACGCCCATGGTGGGCCGGCTGGGACCCAACCTGACGCACTTCGGGCGGCGCCGCACGCTGGCCGCGGGCATCGTCGACAACAACGCCGAGAACCTGGCGAAGTGGGTCGGCAACGCGCCCGCCATGAAGCCCGGCTCGCTGATGCCCGCGCAGGGCAAGGCCGCGGGCGGCAACCTGACCGAAGAGCAGATCCAGTACATCGTGGCGTACCTGCAGTCGCTGCAGTAG
- a CDS encoding ABC transporter ATP-binding protein, whose protein sequence is MAQARSHAGQQRRSPSDGPPSLAERMRAMRNVPPFLRMVWRTHRGYVLGIAALRLVRAFVPLASLWVGKLIVDQVVAATRGGAPDWDRIGGLVALEFGIVAVGEVAARTGTLLESLLGDLFSNRMSVRLMEHAAELDLQHFEDPAFYDRLERARRQTVGRIALLNQLFGLAQDALTLITLTGTLLAFSPILFGLLVVAVLPSFLGETHFAALGYSLLYQWTPERRKLDYYRMIAASDKTAKEVKLFGLSPYLIEQYRTLADGFYEANRSLAIRRSLASTGLTLLSTLGYYAAYATIVYRTVLGRLTLGDLTLLAGTFSRSRDLIQRMLLSTTELYEQALYLDDLFIFLRLQPSIRRTEGSLPFPDPIREGFEFRDVWFRYPDGEGAADRPDDDPSWVLRGVSFRIRPGARLALVGENGAGKTTVTKLLTRLYEPTRGTVLLDGHPLGDYDPADLHDQAGVIFQDFVRYDMTAEENIAVGRIGDLARDPDSARPRVEGAAQRSLASEVVEALPGRYGQMLGRRFEGGVDLSGGQWQKVALGRAYMRDAQLLILDEPTAALDARAEYEVFQRFSELTAEKMAVLISHRFSTVRMADRIVVLEHGRVLEEGTHEELLALDGRYAELFNLQAAGYR, encoded by the coding sequence ATGGCCCAGGCACGATCGCACGCCGGACAGCAGCGCCGGTCGCCGTCCGACGGTCCGCCGTCGCTGGCCGAGCGGATGCGCGCCATGCGCAACGTTCCGCCGTTCCTGCGCATGGTGTGGCGCACGCACCGCGGCTACGTGCTGGGCATCGCCGCGCTCCGGCTGGTGCGCGCGTTCGTGCCGCTGGCGTCGCTGTGGGTGGGCAAGCTGATCGTGGACCAGGTCGTCGCGGCCACCCGGGGCGGCGCGCCCGACTGGGACCGCATCGGCGGGCTGGTGGCGCTGGAGTTCGGCATCGTGGCGGTGGGCGAGGTGGCGGCGCGCACGGGAACGCTGCTGGAAAGCCTGCTGGGCGACCTGTTCAGCAACCGCATGAGCGTGCGGCTGATGGAGCACGCCGCCGAGCTGGACCTTCAGCACTTCGAGGACCCCGCCTTCTACGACCGGCTGGAGCGCGCCCGCCGGCAGACGGTGGGGCGAATCGCCCTGCTCAACCAGCTCTTCGGGCTGGCGCAGGACGCGCTGACGCTCATCACCCTCACCGGGACGCTGCTCGCCTTTTCGCCGATCCTGTTCGGCCTGCTCGTCGTGGCGGTGCTCCCGTCGTTCCTGGGCGAAACCCACTTCGCCGCGCTGGGCTACTCGCTGCTCTACCAGTGGACGCCCGAGCGGCGGAAGCTGGACTACTACCGGATGATCGCCGCGTCGGACAAGACCGCCAAGGAGGTCAAGCTCTTCGGCCTGTCGCCGTACCTGATCGAGCAGTACCGCACCCTGGCCGACGGGTTCTACGAGGCCAACCGGAGCCTGGCCATCCGCCGCTCGCTCGCCAGCACCGGCCTTACCCTGCTGTCGACCCTCGGGTACTACGCGGCGTACGCCACCATCGTCTACCGCACCGTCCTGGGCCGGCTGACGCTGGGCGACCTGACGCTGCTGGCGGGCACCTTTTCCCGCTCACGCGACCTCATCCAGCGAATGCTGCTCTCCACGACGGAGCTGTACGAGCAGGCGCTGTACCTGGACGACCTCTTCATCTTTCTTCGCCTGCAGCCGTCCATCCGCCGAACCGAAGGGTCGCTCCCCTTCCCCGATCCCATCCGGGAAGGCTTCGAGTTCCGCGACGTCTGGTTCCGCTACCCGGACGGCGAGGGCGCCGCCGATCGCCCCGACGACGATCCGTCATGGGTGCTGCGGGGCGTGTCGTTCCGCATTCGCCCCGGCGCGCGGCTGGCGCTGGTGGGGGAGAACGGGGCGGGAAAGACGACCGTCACCAAGCTGCTGACGCGTCTGTACGAGCCCACGCGCGGCACGGTGCTGCTGGATGGCCATCCGCTGGGCGACTACGACCCGGCAGACCTCCACGACCAGGCGGGGGTGATCTTCCAGGACTTCGTGCGCTACGACATGACGGCGGAAGAGAACATCGCCGTGGGCCGCATCGGCGACCTGGCGCGCGACCCGGACTCCGCCCGTCCGCGGGTGGAGGGGGCGGCGCAGCGCTCGCTGGCGTCGGAGGTGGTGGAGGCGCTTCCCGGGCGCTACGGGCAGATGCTGGGGCGGCGCTTCGAGGGCGGGGTAGACCTGTCGGGCGGGCAGTGGCAGAAGGTGGCGCTGGGCCGCGCCTACATGCGCGACGCCCAGCTGCTCATCCTGGACGAGCCCACCGCCGCCCTGGACGCGCGCGCCGAGTACGAGGTGTTCCAGCGCTTCTCGGAACTGACGGCCGAGAAGATGGCCGTCCTGATCTCGCACCGCTTCTCCACCGTGCGGATGGCGGACCGCATCGTCGTCCTGGAGCACGGGCGGGTGCTGGAGGAGGGGACCCACGAGGAACTGCTCGCCCTGGACGGCCGCTACGCCGAACTGTTCAACCTGCAGGCCGCGGGTTACCGTTGA